One region of Ammospiza caudacuta isolate bAmmCau1 chromosome 22, bAmmCau1.pri, whole genome shotgun sequence genomic DNA includes:
- the ECE1 gene encoding endothelin-converting enzyme 1 isoform X2, whose amino-acid sequence MSTYKRATLDDEDPLESLGDSDGYPNGFQVNFRGSRGSRGCWAERTRTEKQLLVLLGVLAVLLVACLLGLIFQYRARPPAMCLSEACISITSSILSSLDRTVNPCEDFFSYACGGWIKANPLPDGHSRWGTFNNLWEHNQAIMKHLLENTTANVSSEAERKAQRYYQACMNESKIEELRATPLMELIQKLGGWNITGTCAGDNFNETLREVTAHYRTSPFFSVYVSADSKNSNSNVIQVDQSGLGLPSRDYYLNKTENEKVLAGYLNYMVQLGMFLGGTDEDSTRQQMQQILDFETALANITIPQEKHRDEEVIYHKMTAGELKELAPAVDWMPFLSTVFYPVELNESEPVVVYAKEYLEQVSDLILATDKCLLNNYMIWNLVRKTSPLLDQRFRDAEEKFMEVMYGTKKSCLPRWKFCISDTDNNLGFALGAMFVKATFAEDSKQVAEEMIAEIKTAFEESLETLQWMDEETRKSAKEKADAIYNMIGYPKFIMDPKELDKVFNDYEAVSDLYFENVMQFYNFSARVTADQLRKPPNRDQWSMTPPTVNAYYSPTKNEIVFPAGILQAPFYTRASPKSLNFGGIGVVVGHELTHAFDDQGREYDKDGNLRPWWKNSSVEAFKHQTACMVEQYGNYTVNGEAVNGKHTLGENIADNGGLKAAYRAYQNWLKKNGDEETLPTLGLTNYQLFFVGFAQVWCSVRTPESSHEGLITDPHSPSRFRVIGTVSNSREFAEHFSCPPGSPMNPLKKCEVW is encoded by the exons GTGAACTTCCGCGGCTCGCGCGGCAGCCGGGGCTGCTGGGCCGAGCGCACGCGTACcgagaagcagctgctggtgctgctgggggtgctggccGTGCTGCTCGTGGCCTGTCTGCTGGGACTCATCTTCCAGTACAGAGCCA ggccacctGCCATGTGCCTGTCAGAAGCCTGCATCTCCATCAccagctccatcctcagctcGCTGGACCGCACGGTGAATCCCTGCGAGGATTTCTTCAGCTATGCCTGCGGGGGCTGGATCAAGGCCAACCCCCTCCCTGATGGTCACTCACGCTGGGGCACCTTCAACAACCTCTGGGAGCACAACCAGGCCATCATGAAGCACCTGCTGG AAAACACCACGGCCAATGTGTCCAGCGAGGCAGAGCGCAAGGCACAGCGCTATTACCAGGCCTGCATGAATGAGAGCAAGATTGAGGAGCTGCGTGCCACCCCGCTCATGGAACTCATCCAAAAG ctggGTGGCTGGAACATCACAGGTACCTGTGCTGGTGACAATTTCAACGAGACCCTGCGGGAGGTGACGGCGCACTATCGCACCTCGCCCTTCTTTTCCGTCTACGTCAGCGCCGACTCCAAGAACTCCAACAGCAACGTCATCCAGGTGgatcagtcagggctgggccTGCCATCACGGGATTACTACCTGAACAAGACTGAGAACGAGAAG GTGCTCGCCGGGTACCTGAACTACATGGTGCAGCTGGGGATGTTCCTGGGAGGCACCGATGAGGACTCAACACGGCAGCAGATGCAGCAGATCCTGGATTTTGAGACGGCCTTGGCCAACATCACCATCCCGCAGGAGAAGCACCGGGATGAGGAGGTCATCTACCATAAAATGACAGCAGGAGAACTAAAG GAGCTGGCACCAGCTGTGGATTGGATGCCCTTCCTCTCCACGGTCTTCTACCCTGTGGAGCTCAACGAGTCAGAGCCCGTTGTGGTCTATGCCAAGGAGTACCTGGAGCAGGTCTCTGACCTCATCCTGGCCACGGATAAGTG TCTCCTCAACAACTACATGATCTGGAACCTGGTGAGGAAAACCAGCCCTCTCCTTGACCAGCGCTTCCGGGACGCCGAGGAAAAATTCATGGAAGTGATGTATGGGACGAAGAAG agctgcctcccacGCTGGAAGTTTTGCATCAGTGACACGGACAACAACCTGGGCTTCGCTCTGGGGGCCATGTTTGTCAAGGCCACCTTTGCTGAGGACAGCAAGCAGGTG GCGGAGGAAATGATCGCGGAGATTAAAACTGCCTTCGAGGAAAGCCTGGAGACCCTGCAGTGGATGGATGAGGAGACAAGGAAATCAGCCAAAGAGAAG GCAGATGCCATCTACAACATGATTGGCTATCCGAAATTCATCATGGACCCCAAGGAGCTGGATAAAGTGTTTAATGAC TACGAGGCCGTGTCCGACCTCTATTTTGAGAATGTCATGCAGTTTTACAACTTCTCAGCCAGGGTCACGGCTGACCAGCTCCGGAAACCACCAAACCGGGACCA GTGGAGCATGACACCTCCGACGGTCAACGCGTATTACTCTCCCACCAAGAATGAGATTGTCTTCCCTGCTGGCATCCTCCAGGCCCCCTTTTACACCCGTGCGTCCCCCAA GTCCCTGAACTTTGGTGGGATTGGCGTGGTGGTGGGCCATGAGTTGACACATGCCTTCGATGACCAAG GCCGGGAATATGACAAAGATGGCAACCTGCGTCCCTGGTGGAAGAATTCCTCCGTGGAGGCCTTCAAGCATCAGACAGCGTGCATGGTGGAGCAGTATGGCAACTACACTGTCAACGGTGAGGCGGTCAATGGCAAGCACACCCTCGGAGAGAACATCGCCGACAACGGGGGCCTCAAGGCTGCCTACCGG GCATATCAGAACTGGCTGAAAAAGAATGGAGATGAAGAAACACTCCCAACTCTCGGCCTCACCAACTATCAGCTCTTCTTCGTTGGCTTTGCACAG GTGTGGTGCTCAGTTCGCACCCCAGAGAGCTCGCACGAGGGGCTCATCACCgacccccacagcccctcacgCTTCCGCGTCATCGGCACCGTCTCCAACTCGCGGGAGTTCGCCGAGCACTTCAGCTGCCCCCCGGGCTCCCCCATGAACCCCCTCAAGAAGTGTGAAGTCTGGTGA
- the ECE1 gene encoding endothelin-converting enzyme 1 isoform X1, giving the protein MMSTYKRATLDDEDPLESLGDSDGYPNGFQVNFRGSRGSRGCWAERTRTEKQLLVLLGVLAVLLVACLLGLIFQYRARPPAMCLSEACISITSSILSSLDRTVNPCEDFFSYACGGWIKANPLPDGHSRWGTFNNLWEHNQAIMKHLLENTTANVSSEAERKAQRYYQACMNESKIEELRATPLMELIQKLGGWNITGTCAGDNFNETLREVTAHYRTSPFFSVYVSADSKNSNSNVIQVDQSGLGLPSRDYYLNKTENEKVLAGYLNYMVQLGMFLGGTDEDSTRQQMQQILDFETALANITIPQEKHRDEEVIYHKMTAGELKELAPAVDWMPFLSTVFYPVELNESEPVVVYAKEYLEQVSDLILATDKCLLNNYMIWNLVRKTSPLLDQRFRDAEEKFMEVMYGTKKSCLPRWKFCISDTDNNLGFALGAMFVKATFAEDSKQVAEEMIAEIKTAFEESLETLQWMDEETRKSAKEKADAIYNMIGYPKFIMDPKELDKVFNDYEAVSDLYFENVMQFYNFSARVTADQLRKPPNRDQWSMTPPTVNAYYSPTKNEIVFPAGILQAPFYTRASPKSLNFGGIGVVVGHELTHAFDDQGREYDKDGNLRPWWKNSSVEAFKHQTACMVEQYGNYTVNGEAVNGKHTLGENIADNGGLKAAYRAYQNWLKKNGDEETLPTLGLTNYQLFFVGFAQVWCSVRTPESSHEGLITDPHSPSRFRVIGTVSNSREFAEHFSCPPGSPMNPLKKCEVW; this is encoded by the exons GTGAACTTCCGCGGCTCGCGCGGCAGCCGGGGCTGCTGGGCCGAGCGCACGCGTACcgagaagcagctgctggtgctgctgggggtgctggccGTGCTGCTCGTGGCCTGTCTGCTGGGACTCATCTTCCAGTACAGAGCCA ggccacctGCCATGTGCCTGTCAGAAGCCTGCATCTCCATCAccagctccatcctcagctcGCTGGACCGCACGGTGAATCCCTGCGAGGATTTCTTCAGCTATGCCTGCGGGGGCTGGATCAAGGCCAACCCCCTCCCTGATGGTCACTCACGCTGGGGCACCTTCAACAACCTCTGGGAGCACAACCAGGCCATCATGAAGCACCTGCTGG AAAACACCACGGCCAATGTGTCCAGCGAGGCAGAGCGCAAGGCACAGCGCTATTACCAGGCCTGCATGAATGAGAGCAAGATTGAGGAGCTGCGTGCCACCCCGCTCATGGAACTCATCCAAAAG ctggGTGGCTGGAACATCACAGGTACCTGTGCTGGTGACAATTTCAACGAGACCCTGCGGGAGGTGACGGCGCACTATCGCACCTCGCCCTTCTTTTCCGTCTACGTCAGCGCCGACTCCAAGAACTCCAACAGCAACGTCATCCAGGTGgatcagtcagggctgggccTGCCATCACGGGATTACTACCTGAACAAGACTGAGAACGAGAAG GTGCTCGCCGGGTACCTGAACTACATGGTGCAGCTGGGGATGTTCCTGGGAGGCACCGATGAGGACTCAACACGGCAGCAGATGCAGCAGATCCTGGATTTTGAGACGGCCTTGGCCAACATCACCATCCCGCAGGAGAAGCACCGGGATGAGGAGGTCATCTACCATAAAATGACAGCAGGAGAACTAAAG GAGCTGGCACCAGCTGTGGATTGGATGCCCTTCCTCTCCACGGTCTTCTACCCTGTGGAGCTCAACGAGTCAGAGCCCGTTGTGGTCTATGCCAAGGAGTACCTGGAGCAGGTCTCTGACCTCATCCTGGCCACGGATAAGTG TCTCCTCAACAACTACATGATCTGGAACCTGGTGAGGAAAACCAGCCCTCTCCTTGACCAGCGCTTCCGGGACGCCGAGGAAAAATTCATGGAAGTGATGTATGGGACGAAGAAG agctgcctcccacGCTGGAAGTTTTGCATCAGTGACACGGACAACAACCTGGGCTTCGCTCTGGGGGCCATGTTTGTCAAGGCCACCTTTGCTGAGGACAGCAAGCAGGTG GCGGAGGAAATGATCGCGGAGATTAAAACTGCCTTCGAGGAAAGCCTGGAGACCCTGCAGTGGATGGATGAGGAGACAAGGAAATCAGCCAAAGAGAAG GCAGATGCCATCTACAACATGATTGGCTATCCGAAATTCATCATGGACCCCAAGGAGCTGGATAAAGTGTTTAATGAC TACGAGGCCGTGTCCGACCTCTATTTTGAGAATGTCATGCAGTTTTACAACTTCTCAGCCAGGGTCACGGCTGACCAGCTCCGGAAACCACCAAACCGGGACCA GTGGAGCATGACACCTCCGACGGTCAACGCGTATTACTCTCCCACCAAGAATGAGATTGTCTTCCCTGCTGGCATCCTCCAGGCCCCCTTTTACACCCGTGCGTCCCCCAA GTCCCTGAACTTTGGTGGGATTGGCGTGGTGGTGGGCCATGAGTTGACACATGCCTTCGATGACCAAG GCCGGGAATATGACAAAGATGGCAACCTGCGTCCCTGGTGGAAGAATTCCTCCGTGGAGGCCTTCAAGCATCAGACAGCGTGCATGGTGGAGCAGTATGGCAACTACACTGTCAACGGTGAGGCGGTCAATGGCAAGCACACCCTCGGAGAGAACATCGCCGACAACGGGGGCCTCAAGGCTGCCTACCGG GCATATCAGAACTGGCTGAAAAAGAATGGAGATGAAGAAACACTCCCAACTCTCGGCCTCACCAACTATCAGCTCTTCTTCGTTGGCTTTGCACAG GTGTGGTGCTCAGTTCGCACCCCAGAGAGCTCGCACGAGGGGCTCATCACCgacccccacagcccctcacgCTTCCGCGTCATCGGCACCGTCTCCAACTCGCGGGAGTTCGCCGAGCACTTCAGCTGCCCCCCGGGCTCCCCCATGAACCCCCTCAAGAAGTGTGAAGTCTGGTGA